The Prochlorococcus marinus XMU1412 genome includes the window TATGGATTGTTTTATCTCTGTGGTTAATCCAACTGTAGCTAAAGCACCTCTTACGGAATTCCTGGAAAACAAATCATATTCTTTTCTTGCGATTTCACTCCAGTCGATTTCATCTTTTGTAAGTTCTTCAGCAAGCAGTTCTAGTGAAGGGATATATTTCTCAAGACTAAAACTTTTTATTTTAATTTTTCTAGCTTTATCTTGTAGAAAAATCTCAGGAGTAGGCCAAAAGTTTTTTAATCTTTGATAGGTATCTTTCTTTCTTTTTTCAAGATCTTTATCTCCTAAGATCGCAGGTTTATTTTTTTCTTTAGTATTTTTTTTGAAAGTCTCTGGAAGTAAATTCCCAAGACATGCATTCCATGCCCTTATATTGCTTGGAATTATTTTTCTTCCTTCCCTTTTTTTTGTCCATATAAGTTCAACTTCTTTTTTATTTGATTCATACCAGTTAATTAGATTTTCTCTAAGTTTGGGAACTATATCAGGTTGGGTAAATTCTTTCTCATTTTTAATTGATTTCATTAAAGATTTACCGAGTTCAAAAGCAACAATGGGTGCAACGGCTTCTCCAATTTGGTGGAATCTATTTGAAGGCCCTCCATAAAAATTGAAACCATCGGGGAAAGATTGAACTCTTGCCGCTTCCCTAACTGATAGGGTTCTATTCTGGTGGGGATGAATATACCAATAACCATCTTTTGACATGTGAGCAGTTATTGTCAGACATGGTTCGTTAGGTTTGAGGATATTGTATTTATCACCAAAACTTATTTTCTGACTTTGCTTTACTTGCTTACCTTCTCTGAAAGCTTTGCTCGTAACTGAATATCTTCTTTGCTCTTCTGATAATTGAGAATATTTGATCCCAGTTGATCGCATCAATTTAAATGTCTCAAGATCATCCTCTCTAACTTTTCTTATAAGGTGATCGTGAATCATCTCATCACCAATATCCAACCAATTCCTCATTAATTTCTGATAATCGTTTTTTGGTCCTTCATAGCTATATTTTTCATCCCACTTTTCATCCCATCCTCCTTTGAGTGGAGGGAGATCTGAAATCGCCTCGTTCAATGTGACTGCCTCTTCGACAGAATCATATTTTGGCTTTGGCCATTTCATAGGAGCGCATTCATTTATTTTTGTTCCGGAAATAAATAATCTTGGCCTTAGTTGAGGCACTCCATATTGCCATGCATAAATCAATTTAGGATTTATTCGATAGCCAGCTTTCTCAGCTCTATTAATGATTGATCTATATATTTCCTGCTCACCTGTCTGCGCAATATCAGTAACATTCTCCATTAGAAAAGCTTTTGGTTTAACCTGCTCCACTATCGAAATAAATGATTCCCATAATTCTCTTCTATCTTCATTCAGTTCATGATGTTGAGCAGAAACTTCTTCGTTATGTTTTCTCCATTTGATATTTCGGGAGAAAGGCTGACATGGTGGTCCGCCTGCTATAAGTGATATTTCTCCACACTTATTAAGTTGTTCTGAAATTTCATTAATTACTTTTCTTTTGCTTAAATCGCATTCATATGAACATCCACCAAAGTGATGCCTGTGAGTCATTATTGAATCGTTTCTGATATCGCAGGCCAGTATTACATCAAAATTTGCACGATGCAGTCCAAGGCTTAAACCACCGGCACCTGAAAAAAGGTCAACAGCAAAATAAGGTACTTTTTTTATTGATCGAACTTTTGCTGCATATTCAGGAAGTTCATCAAAACTGCATGAATCTACATGTGCTTCAAGTTCTGATGCAGGCCCTCTTACAGGACTTAATCTATGTGGATCACTTTTCCCTACTGCATTTTTATGAATCATGCGACCTCTTCACTCTGAGTATCAATTAACTGCTGGAGTTGCTCTTCACTTAAAAGATCAAGACATATTGAACCTCCAAGGGAATTTAGTTTTCTTATCGCAATTCTTACTTTGCTGTCGGGTAATTCAACTAGCTTTTCAGTAAGTATTCTATTTATCTTGGGAATCAGGCCAAATTCTCGATCACTCAACCCAAGATGAAGTTCCTGACTGGTAAATAATTTTTTGACCAGGGAATAGTCAGAATGATCATTCTCCATCATCCTGTCGGCGGCAAAAAAAAGTCTCGAGAAAGTATTTCTGCCATGTCCATTTATTGATGATGTCCCTAGAAATCTTAGTGATGGAACATGTTTCTTTCCTGTTCCAACAGTAAATCCATCTTCCGGATCAATCGGAATATTACCTCTCCATCTAAGCCACGGAATATTTGGATATCTTATTACGCATAGCCAGTGCCACATCCTCATATCAGTAAGAATATGAGAAGGCAGAGATTTGAATGTTGTATGAACGCACTCAACTAATCTTGCATCCAGACTCGCACCAGTAACTTTTTCAAGAATAAGTTGATCTATAAGTGCTGAGAGATTTGTAAGGTCAACCTTGCATTTCACTTCCTC containing:
- a CDS encoding DUF6339 family protein codes for the protein MSEKLFRLKAPLISNGLISALRNPDIVSIEEVKCKVDLTNLSALIDQLILEKVTGASLDARLVECVHTTFKSLPSHILTDMRMWHWLCVIRYPNIPWLRWRGNIPIDPEDGFTVGTGKKHVPSLRFLGTSSINGHGRNTFSRLFFAADRMMENDHSDYSLVKKLFTSQELHLGLSDREFGLIPKINRILTEKLVELPDSKVRIAIRKLNSLGGSICLDLLSEEQLQQLIDTQSEEVA
- a CDS encoding DNA cytosine methyltransferase, producing MIHKNAVGKSDPHRLSPVRGPASELEAHVDSCSFDELPEYAAKVRSIKKVPYFAVDLFSGAGGLSLGLHRANFDVILACDIRNDSIMTHRHHFGGCSYECDLSKRKVINEISEQLNKCGEISLIAGGPPCQPFSRNIKWRKHNEEVSAQHHELNEDRRELWESFISIVEQVKPKAFLMENVTDIAQTGEQEIYRSIINRAEKAGYRINPKLIYAWQYGVPQLRPRLFISGTKINECAPMKWPKPKYDSVEEAVTLNEAISDLPPLKGGWDEKWDEKYSYEGPKNDYQKLMRNWLDIGDEMIHDHLIRKVREDDLETFKLMRSTGIKYSQLSEEQRRYSVTSKAFREGKQVKQSQKISFGDKYNILKPNEPCLTITAHMSKDGYWYIHPHQNRTLSVREAARVQSFPDGFNFYGGPSNRFHQIGEAVAPIVAFELGKSLMKSIKNEKEFTQPDIVPKLRENLINWYESNKKEVELIWTKKREGRKIIPSNIRAWNACLGNLLPETFKKNTKEKNKPAILGDKDLEKRKKDTYQRLKNFWPTPEIFLQDKARKIKIKSFSLEKYIPSLELLAEELTKDEIDWSEIARKEYDLFSRNSVRGALATVGLTTEIKQSIGISRIISQIMDIDHEILKFSNMNRDIHIGHLLETDREGTGYCSLLALSKQGKKEEIIEKIIKANSAINFDSKDQISKIPASDSSIAS